The Chloroflexota bacterium genome contains a region encoding:
- a CDS encoding TRAM domain-containing protein, whose product MGIELLLRIVGMIVFAIIGWRIGDSLGAGPDTIRYVIILVLAGAALGLLITPWVTIRPYTWVRRTIRQIPAQQLLAATIGLLIGLIIAALTAFPLSFLPNPLGSILPFVSLIIFGYLGAWVMITRERDFYAILGGRFGKEGATKAAPTDRQVLLDTSVIIDGRIADISHTGFIDGTMMIPRFVLAELQHIADSADPLRRNRGRRGLDMLNKLQKESIVPIRITDLDVEEVHEVDDKLVRLGKNLRCPIVTNDYNLNRVAELQGVRVLNINELANAIRAVVLPGETMRVRVVQEGKELGQGVAYLDDGTMVVVDNGRRSIGNTIDVVVTRMLQTNQGRMIFAAPADEKK is encoded by the coding sequence ATGGGCATCGAACTACTCCTCCGCATTGTGGGGATGATTGTTTTTGCAATCATTGGCTGGCGCATCGGCGATTCGCTTGGCGCCGGTCCTGACACGATCCGTTACGTCATTATCCTCGTCCTGGCTGGCGCGGCGCTGGGCTTGCTTATCACGCCGTGGGTCACGATTCGCCCTTACACATGGGTGCGTCGGACCATTCGGCAAATTCCCGCGCAACAACTGCTCGCCGCGACGATCGGTTTGCTGATCGGTTTGATCATCGCCGCACTCACCGCCTTTCCGCTCTCCTTCCTACCCAATCCACTTGGCTCGATTTTGCCGTTCGTCTCGCTCATCATTTTCGGTTATCTCGGCGCGTGGGTGATGATTACGCGCGAGCGCGATTTCTACGCGATTCTCGGCGGACGGTTTGGCAAAGAAGGCGCGACCAAAGCAGCGCCCACCGACCGCCAAGTCCTGCTCGACACGAGCGTGATTATTGACGGACGCATCGCGGACATTTCGCACACCGGCTTTATTGACGGCACGATGATGATTCCGCGATTCGTGCTCGCCGAGTTGCAACACATCGCCGATTCCGCCGATCCGCTGCGCCGCAATCGCGGGCGACGCGGACTGGATATGCTCAACAAATTGCAAAAAGAGTCCATCGTCCCGATTCGCATCACCGACCTGGATGTCGAAGAGGTGCACGAAGTAGACGACAAACTCGTGCGGCTCGGCAAGAATTTGCGCTGCCCGATTGTCACGAACGACTATAACCTGAACCGCGTCGCCGAATTGCAAGGTGTGCGCGTGTTGAACATCAACGAGTTGGCGAACGCGATTCGCGCGGTCGTCCTGCCCGGTGAAACGATGCGCGTGCGCGTGGTGCAAGAAGGCAAAGAGTTGGGGCAAGGCGTCGCGTATCTCGACGACGGCACGATGGTCGTCGTAGACAACGGACGGCGCTCGATTGGTAACACGATTGACGTCGTCGTGACGCGAATGTTGCAGACGAATCAGGGGCGCATGATTTTCGCCGCGCCGGCGGATGAGAAAAAATAA
- a CDS encoding nucleotidyltransferase domain-containing protein has product MREKKGKIEIAPLEQLIPIFAADAGIVLAYLFGSYARGDAHALSDVDIALLLSPTVSRDAYLNYRVEYISQISRLLHDDRVDVVILNTAPPLLAHEAIKGRLLFERSPEARVKFVVDAQRQYLDVKHLYAIDNAYMSQRLKEGTFGQP; this is encoded by the coding sequence ATGCGCGAGAAAAAAGGCAAGATCGAAATCGCTCCACTCGAACAACTGATTCCGATTTTTGCCGCGGATGCGGGCATTGTGCTCGCGTATCTGTTCGGCTCGTATGCGCGCGGCGACGCCCACGCGTTGAGCGATGTGGACATCGCCCTCTTGCTTTCGCCTACCGTGTCCCGCGACGCGTACTTGAATTATCGCGTCGAATACATTTCTCAAATCAGTCGCCTGCTCCACGATGACCGAGTGGATGTAGTGATTCTCAACACCGCGCCGCCACTCCTCGCGCACGAAGCGATCAAAGGGCGTTTGTTGTTCGAGCGGTCGCCGGAAGCGCGCGTGAAATTTGTCGTGGACGCCCAGCGCCAATACCTCGATGTGAAGCATCTTTACGCAATTGATAACGCGTACATGAGCCAACGCTTGAAGGAAGGCACGTTTGGTCAGCCCTGA
- a CDS encoding DUF86 domain-containing protein, which produces MVSPEVVRKRLRLLEGYLRKLQRIRTNTSPEDFLSDTDKQDIAERNLHLAIESLFDIGQHIIASSGWEPAEEYASIFATLRQHGVIADALFARTSGMAGFRNLLVHEYAGIDHSQVYAILQDHMGDLQELAHAFQDYVGEP; this is translated from the coding sequence TTGGTCAGCCCTGAAGTTGTCCGCAAACGTCTTCGTTTACTCGAGGGCTACCTCAGGAAATTGCAGCGCATCCGCACGAACACCTCGCCGGAAGATTTTCTTTCGGACACTGATAAACAGGACATCGCGGAACGCAATCTGCATTTAGCCATCGAATCGCTCTTTGATATCGGACAACACATCATCGCAAGTTCGGGCTGGGAACCGGCGGAGGAGTACGCGAGTATTTTTGCGACGTTGCGCCAACACGGCGTCATTGCCGATGCGCTATTTGCGCGCACGAGCGGTATGGCTGGCTTTCGCAACCTGCTCGTTCACGAGTACGCCGGGATTGATCATTCTCAGGTCTATGCAATTCTTCAAGATCACATGGGCGATTTGCAAGAACTCGCCCACGCGTTTCAAGACTATGTTGGCGAACCATAA